One window of Atribacter laminatus genomic DNA carries:
- a CDS encoding LacI family DNA-binding transcriptional regulator, which translates to MRATIKDIAKVLNLSPSTVSRALRDCSSVSKKTREKILHIAQSMDYQPNLTARGLVSGRTQNIGVILSIETRDYSSLQIFNSIVVNGIFEVADAANYNLTFAKESKKHQTGALQRIIDNRDADGVLIVNVVSEDILAKLTIKNIPVVLIDNHFDNLQSYAVNNNDRLGAYLGTKHLLSLGYESIGFIGISEHAFNRECEMGYFQALLESEIRTDPNFLAKGNGDLGSGYDAMIKLLKINRPPRGVFVVNDEMAIGSIKAIKDYGLSVPEDIAIVGMDGMPFMEYFDPPLTTVKIEVAELGRTALQMLLGLIEDNYSGNHQIAISPRLIIRKSCGYYINSTLTK; encoded by the coding sequence ATGAGAGCTACAATAAAGGATATTGCCAAAGTATTAAATCTTTCTCCAAGTACCGTTTCGCGTGCACTTCGCGATTGCTCTTCGGTTTCAAAGAAAACCCGCGAAAAAATTCTTCATATAGCTCAATCAATGGATTATCAGCCAAATCTTACCGCTCGGGGTTTAGTTTCTGGAAGAACTCAAAACATCGGCGTTATTTTAAGCATTGAAACCAGAGATTACAGTTCTTTGCAAATATTTAATTCTATTGTAGTTAACGGAATATTTGAAGTGGCCGATGCAGCCAATTACAATCTGACCTTTGCCAAAGAATCAAAAAAACATCAAACTGGTGCGCTTCAACGAATTATTGATAATCGTGATGCAGACGGAGTATTGATTGTAAATGTAGTTAGTGAAGATATATTGGCAAAACTTACTATAAAAAATATCCCAGTTGTCCTTATTGATAATCATTTCGACAATCTTCAATCTTATGCTGTCAATAACAATGACCGTTTGGGAGCCTATCTTGGCACAAAGCATCTTTTATCTCTTGGGTATGAATCGATCGGTTTTATCGGTATTTCTGAACATGCATTTAATCGTGAATGTGAAATGGGTTATTTTCAAGCTCTTTTAGAATCTGAAATACGAACCGATCCAAATTTTTTAGCAAAGGGTAATGGAGATCTAGGGTCAGGTTATGATGCGATGATAAAATTGCTCAAAATAAATCGACCACCCCGAGGAGTTTTTGTTGTTAATGATGAAATGGCAATTGGTTCCATTAAAGCCATAAAAGACTATGGACTTTCCGTTCCCGAAGATATTGCCATTGTGGGAATGGACGGGATGCCGTTCATGGAATATTTTGATCCGCCCTTAACAACAGTGAAAATTGAAGTTGCTGAGCTCGGTCGAACTGCGCTTCAGATGCTTTTAGGACTAATTGAAGATAACTATAGTGGAAATCATCAGATTGCTATTTCGCCTCGCTTAATCATTCGCAAATCATGTGGTTATTATATTAATTCAACTTTAACTAAGTAA
- a CDS encoding M24 family metallopeptidase produces the protein MTFDVCSFVKNLEPIDLERKITKSEYESRIKTLQDILNNRGIDVGIAFGNELRPGDTGWLTGYDPQIEPTAAVIGVKGLFVLGGPEGEAYAKETMMAGTFINVLEFKIPEEDYPGYEFMPLSKILIEAAGIEPKKIGILTLPSILPLEIFHLLKKIPNAEIIDASDILLDYRYQKSPQELEMMSIAARISTYAMKAMIAAIRPGMRELEVAACADYVMKAMGADRVGISTIVCSGWRSPNVIGRASNKVIEEGDMIDLTVSARYDGLASCMGRTVIAGKAHPDQLEFINIAINAYEKGIEAIAYGQPASEVDRTVRSILDPQGLSPLYSLVHGIGWTEAMEGKGAATQHSTWNFPKGIAFMLDLGIFGRSFKSLDKNHLGLRIENPFIIDHEGNTKCLTVDLPLKCEAGKIY, from the coding sequence ATGACTTTCGATGTTTGTTCTTTTGTTAAAAATCTTGAACCTATTGATCTCGAAAGAAAAATAACCAAGTCAGAATACGAATCCCGGATAAAGACTCTCCAAGACATATTGAACAATCGCGGAATTGATGTTGGCATAGCTTTTGGGAATGAACTGCGACCAGGCGATACTGGTTGGTTAACTGGTTATGATCCTCAAATCGAACCAACGGCAGCCGTAATTGGGGTAAAAGGATTATTTGTTTTGGGTGGACCTGAAGGTGAAGCTTATGCAAAAGAAACTATGATGGCTGGCACTTTCATCAATGTATTGGAGTTCAAAATACCAGAAGAAGATTACCCTGGATATGAATTTATGCCATTAAGTAAAATACTCATTGAAGCAGCAGGAATTGAACCAAAAAAAATTGGCATTCTCACACTGCCAAGTATCCTTCCATTAGAAATTTTTCATCTTCTTAAAAAAATTCCCAATGCTGAAATAATTGATGCCAGCGATATTCTTTTGGATTACCGATATCAGAAAAGCCCTCAAGAACTGGAAATGATGAGTATTGCTGCTCGAATTTCCACCTATGCCATGAAAGCGATGATTGCCGCTATTCGTCCCGGCATGAGAGAATTGGAAGTAGCTGCCTGTGCTGATTATGTAATGAAAGCAATGGGAGCTGACCGAGTAGGTATTAGTACCATTGTATGCTCTGGTTGGAGATCACCAAATGTCATTGGAAGAGCTTCGAACAAAGTTATCGAAGAAGGAGACATGATTGACCTGACGGTCAGTGCCAGATATGACGGTCTTGCCTCTTGCATGGGAAGAACAGTTATCGCCGGAAAAGCCCATCCAGACCAGTTAGAGTTTATTAATATTGCGATAAATGCATACGAAAAAGGGATTGAAGCTATTGCTTATGGTCAACCTGCAAGCGAAGTCGATCGTACAGTTCGCTCAATTCTTGATCCCCAGGGTTTATCCCCCTTATACAGCTTAGTCCATGGTATCGGTTGGACTGAAGCCATGGAAGGAAAAGGTGCCGCTACACAGCATTCAACCTGGAATTTCCCCAAAGGAATTGCTTTTATGCTTGATTTAGGAATATTTGGCCGTTCATTCAAAAGCCTTGATAAAAATCATCTGGGTCTTCGAATTGAAAATCCATTTATTATTGACCACGAAGGCAATACCAAGTGTTTAACTGTTGACCTTCCACTTAAATGTGAAGCAGGTAAAATTTATTAA